In the Haloarcula salinisoli genome, ACCAGGAGGTAGAGTATCGTTCCCATCACACCATCCGCGATGAGACCGACGATGACAAACAGCGGAATGAAAATCACCATGAGGACGAGACCTACCAGAGTTGCGTCGATGAGCCACGCGCCGATACGACTGCCGAGACCGGCTAGCTGGCCGACTGAACCCGAAGTTGTTGCCATATGATAGGCAAGCGCTATTCGAACGGGTATAAATGTTCGTCGTAGGAACAGATACCTGACGGCGACGCCTCGAACCGTTCTCAGAAGACCTGTGAGGGGGAGCTGTGGACTCGCCGCCGACCAGGGTTCGACTACCCTTTGACGACGTAGGTACTGGCTGCCATATCACCCAGGCGCTGTTCGTCGTCGTTGATAGCGATGAGCGCGATACCGACGAGGTACAGGGTCGGCAGCGCGTCGACAACCCGGAGGATGTTCCTGATTGCGGACTCGCCGAACCCGATTTTGCTGCCGTTCTCACCGACGACACGGATACTCATCAGCTTCTTCCCGACGGTGTAGCCGTACATCCCTTCCATCACGATGAAGTAGGCAAAGACGACCAGTGGGATGAGCAACTGAACGATGAGTAAGAGGCCGGCCCCCGCCGGCCCCGTCTCCCCGCCGACGCCGATGAGGAAAAACAGTGGGAAGACGATGATACCGCCGACGATCCCCGTGAGAATCGAGTCGATTAAGAACGCGACGATACGGCTACCGAGACCTGCCAGCTGACCGGGGCTACCCGAAGTTGTGGCCATACAGTATTTGCAACTTAAGTCAGCAAATAAAAATATTTCGCACGACCGGGACGAGTCTTACTATCTCAAAACCGCTGCTCCAGCGCCTCGATCACGGAGACGCCGGTCGGGACACTCCGTCTCAGCCAGCAGGCCGGGTGGGGCTCCGGGCAAGCCACAGCGACGCCCGTCGGTCAGGCGCGAACGACGTAGGTGTTTGCTGCCATATCGCCGAGTCGCTGTTCGTCCTCGTCGTACAGTATCAGGCCGATGCCCAGCAGATAGGCAACCGGGAGGTTGTCCGCGATGAGCACGAGATTCCGTACCGTGGCCTCTTTCCAGCCGATGTCGCCGCCGGCCTCCGTGACCACACTGATATCTAGCAGCTTCTTCCCGGGCGTGTACCCGTACAGTCCCTCGAAAACGATGCGGTAGCCGAAGAACCCGACCGTGACGACCAGGTTGAAGACAACGTAGGCTGCCAGGAGTATGCTTGGCTCAGCGGTCGATAGAAGTAGCAGGGCCGGAACGGCGACAATCAGGGCCATTGCGAACGCAAAGAGCATCGTGTCGATGAAGAACGCGGCTGCACGTTTCCCGAGTCCAGCGAGCTGTCGTGCCTCCGGTTCGGTGGCTGTGTCCATGTCGATTTCGGTGTGATGGACGAGTAATAAAACTGTCTGGACGCTGCTGTCGGTGTCATATCCGGTCCTGGGTTCTCGGGCGCCACGGATACATTCACATTGGCGACCCGCCAACCGGCCTCTGTGTCGTCCGATTCGGTGTTCGCGTTCGAGCTGCGTTAGTGGGCCGAGCGGGAGTGGTCGCCTGCCCCGTCGTTCGCTTTCGGTGTGCCGACGAGCCCGGATAGCTACTCCTTCACCACGTAGGAGTTGGCCGCCATGTCGCCGAGGCGCTGTTCGTCGTCGCTCACGGCGATGAGTAGGTAACCGATGACGTACCACACCGGCAGGACGGGCAGGACGTCGATGAACCGGAAGACGTTCCGGATGGCGGATTTCCCCATGCTGATTTGCCCGCCGCTCTCGTCGACGACACGGATGCTCGCAGCCTTCTTGCCGATAGTGGTGCCGAAGAGCCCCTCCAATATCACGTGGTACCCGACGTGGCCGATGACAATATAGAGGTGGGCGCCAAGAAAGAATAGGGAGCCAAGGTCCGCCACGACACTCTCAACCATGTCGCGGAACAAGAACGTTATCAGGACAGTCAGAATGAACAAGACGATGTTCGTCAGCATGAAGTCGATGACCATGGCACCGATGCGACTGCGGCGGCTGGCCAGCTCGCCGGCCGCGCTCGAAGTTGTTGCCATATAATAACTGAAACTTTGGACGGAAAATATAAACATTCCCATTGTGATGTTGACAGTAACCGAAACGGGTGGGCTATACTAGACACTGAATATCAATGCACACCCGACCACACGACAGCGGTCACGAGAGACACCGCTAGCGTCTCTCGAACCACCCATCAGAAACTGAAGGTTTCTGAGGACGGCGTGGTCGGTGTGTGAACTCTTTCAATTGTAGAATAGTATAGTTCTACCAACAGGTTCGCCACAGTGGGACGGATACATTCACAAGCGCGAGCCGCGAACCCGTGCCTGTGTCGTCCGATTCGGAGTTCGCGTTCGAACTGCGCGTCTGTCAGTGGGCCGAACGCGAGTGGACGCCCGAGCGTGCGGACTCGGTCGTCGTGGTCGCCCGTCAACTCGGCACCCAGTACCGCCGCTGGGACACGCTGGTGCTCGAATGCGACCCCGAGGGACTCCAGGCCCGCGGCGCGTTCGGCGCCGACGCGTTCGATTCGGACCACCTGCACGTCCTCGAACACGCCCCGGCCGAGTGGACGTTCTATCGCGACGCCCTCCCCGACCCCGGCTACCCGTGGCGCTACGTCCGGGAATCGATTCACGAACTGGCCGACCGGGAGGCCTTAGACACCAGAAAGCGCGGCCGGCGCATCGAGATTCGTCGCACGCGGCCGTATCCGGACTGGGTTCGCCGCGTCGTCGCCATCGAGAACAAGCCCGACCTCACCGCCAGCGCCGCCCGCGACCTGGCTGGGCAACTAGAGCGGGACGTGGCGCTGGGACTGGCCGACGAGGTGTGGGTCGCGACCGAAGCCACGGACGAGCGTGTCGAACCTATCTTGCTCGCGGACTTCCCGCCCGAGGCCGGCGTGCTGACGGTCGACACCGACGCGGGCACCGCCGAAACCGTCTGGGAGCCCCGATCGCTCGACGTCGACGGGCACGGGACCCGCATCACCGACCGGCCCGGCGACGACTACAGCGCTGCCCGCTTCGAGTACGTCGATCCCGACTGGAAGGCCGGCAAACGGCGCGCCATCGCCGAACGGGCCTACGAACGGGGATGGCGCAGCTACGCCGACACGATGCGACCGGACTGCCGGCACTTCGAGCTTCGGGCCGACGAGACCGGCGTCTCGCCGTACTGCGTGGCCAAAGAACGGACACCGACCGCCCGGGAGTGTCGGGCCGGCTGTGGCTCCTTCGAGCCCGAGCCGCCGGTGTGGCGGACGAACGGCTGGCCCATCGAGGGCGGTCCCGGTGCGGCCACCAAGCGACTGCTCGCGCGGCGGCGACGCGAGCGCCGACCCGGGCTCGAATACCTACTCGTCGCGGACCTCGACGTCTAGGTCCTCACGCGCCACTGCCAGCCGGAAGGTCGGCACCGTCTTCTGGACCGTCTCGACGATGCCCATGTCGGCGAGGCTCCGCAGCGCCGACCGCACGTCGTCGACCTCGGGGTCCTCGCCGGCCGCCCGCACCGCCTGGAGCGTCGCGACGACGCTCTGGGGCTCCTCGTCGGGCCCGGCCAGCACCTCGACGACAGTCCCCTGCAGCGGTGAGACAGTCATCGTCTGGACGCGCTCGGAGTCCTCGCCGTCGATGAGCGCCGTCGCCTCCGGCGTGGCGCAGATGAGGCTGTTCTCGTTGCGGTAGTAGTACTCCTTGAGCTCCGATTCGAGGTACTGGTGGACCTCGCTCCCGCTGTCCATGCCCCACAGTTCCTGTAGCTCGCCGTTCTTCGTCGGCTGGTTTTCGACGATGTCGGCGAGCCGCTCCGTTGCCTCCTCCGAGAGGGTCATCGCTTCCCCCTAGTCGCACCGGTGTAACAAGGGTTCTGGAGTCGGCCAGGGAAGATACTTGACCGTTCAGCCCTTCGGTCGACTAGGTATGCGCTCACTCCCCGCCAGCC is a window encoding:
- a CDS encoding RDD family protein, whose translation is MATTSGSPGQLAGLGSRIVAFLIDSILTGIVGGIIVFPLFFLIGVGGETGPAGAGLLLIVQLLIPLVVFAYFIVMEGMYGYTVGKKLMSIRVVGENGSKIGFGESAIRNILRVVDALPTLYLVGIALIAINDDEQRLGDMAASTYVVKG
- a CDS encoding RDD family protein encodes the protein MDTATEPEARQLAGLGKRAAAFFIDTMLFAFAMALIVAVPALLLLSTAEPSILLAAYVVFNLVVTVGFFGYRIVFEGLYGYTPGKKLLDISVVTEAGGDIGWKEATVRNLVLIADNLPVAYLLGIGLILYDEDEQRLGDMAANTYVVRA
- a CDS encoding RDD family protein, encoding MATTSSAAGELASRRSRIGAMVIDFMLTNIVLFILTVLITFLFRDMVESVVADLGSLFFLGAHLYIVIGHVGYHVILEGLFGTTIGKKAASIRVVDESGGQISMGKSAIRNVFRFIDVLPVLPVWYVIGYLLIAVSDDEQRLGDMAANSYVVKE
- a CDS encoding DUF5787 family protein; protein product: MSSDSEFAFELRVCQWAEREWTPERADSVVVVARQLGTQYRRWDTLVLECDPEGLQARGAFGADAFDSDHLHVLEHAPAEWTFYRDALPDPGYPWRYVRESIHELADREALDTRKRGRRIEIRRTRPYPDWVRRVVAIENKPDLTASAARDLAGQLERDVALGLADEVWVATEATDERVEPILLADFPPEAGVLTVDTDAGTAETVWEPRSLDVDGHGTRITDRPGDDYSAARFEYVDPDWKAGKRRAIAERAYERGWRSYADTMRPDCRHFELRADETGVSPYCVAKERTPTARECRAGCGSFEPEPPVWRTNGWPIEGGPGAATKRLLARRRRERRPGLEYLLVADLDV
- a CDS encoding DUF5797 family protein is translated as MTLSEEATERLADIVENQPTKNGELQELWGMDSGSEVHQYLESELKEYYYRNENSLICATPEATALIDGEDSERVQTMTVSPLQGTVVEVLAGPDEEPQSVVATLQAVRAAGEDPEVDDVRSALRSLADMGIVETVQKTVPTFRLAVAREDLDVEVRDE